Proteins from one Niallia circulans genomic window:
- a CDS encoding DUF4822 domain-containing protein has protein sequence MNKKFMMTAITLASSITLMSACGNITSKETGENSAPETHQTVEESAEQQLTKGQKMANILGSTNWQGTRVYDKDNNDLTKENTGFIGLAKYDAETGHYEFFDSQTGETRGDEGTFFMSNDGMKRILISKTMNYQAVVEITELDEEMFTYKRMGKDADNNDIEVFVEHRPFADNNLSFSTADQPLTASTGEIIIDKDGDNILGSRLWQGTKALDEEGNDVTMYNENYISLAKFDKDTNQYEFFSLETGESRGDYGYFNVINNNKVRAHMSIGENKYGAALELTELNQIKFTYKRVGKDADGNDITIFVEHEPYKGELTPVFGF, from the coding sequence ATGAATAAGAAGTTCATGATGACAGCAATCACTTTGGCTAGTTCAATCACTTTAATGTCAGCGTGCGGTAATATAACAAGTAAGGAGACTGGTGAAAATTCAGCACCTGAGACTCATCAGACAGTTGAGGAAAGTGCAGAACAACAACTGACAAAAGGCCAAAAAATGGCGAATATATTAGGCAGTACAAACTGGCAGGGTACTCGTGTTTATGATAAGGATAATAATGATCTCACAAAAGAGAATACTGGTTTTATCGGTTTAGCAAAGTACGATGCGGAGACTGGGCACTATGAATTTTTTGATTCCCAAACAGGGGAGACACGCGGTGATGAAGGGACGTTCTTTATGTCGAATGATGGAATGAAACGCATACTCATTTCCAAAACGATGAATTATCAAGCGGTTGTCGAAATAACAGAATTAGACGAGGAGATGTTTACGTATAAACGTATGGGAAAAGACGCGGATAATAATGATATAGAGGTTTTTGTGGAGCATAGACCTTTTGCTGACAATAATTTAAGCTTCTCCACAGCTGATCAACCTTTAACTGCTTCAACAGGAGAGATTATAATTGATAAGGATGGAGATAACATCCTTGGTTCAAGGTTATGGCAAGGAACAAAGGCATTGGATGAAGAAGGAAATGATGTCACCATGTATAATGAGAACTATATCAGTCTTGCTAAGTTCGATAAGGATACGAATCAATATGAGTTCTTTTCTTTAGAAACAGGTGAGAGCAGAGGTGATTATGGTTACTTTAATGTAATTAATAACAATAAGGTTCGTGCACATATGTCTATTGGTGAAAATAAATATGGTGCAGCATTGGAGCTTACAGAGTTAAATCAAATTAAATTCACATATAAACGTGTTGGTAAGGATGCCGACGGAAATGATATTACCATCTTTGTGGAGCATGAGCCATATAAGGGAGAATTAACGCCAGTTTTTGGATTTTAA